The following proteins come from a genomic window of Eisenibacter elegans DSM 3317:
- a CDS encoding polymorphic toxin type 23 domain-containing protein produces MSAIWLLAFALGWHCGLQAQQLQWGAQAGVVLQWGTHEQQLGLQGSVFWLSQGWQVKLGTRLLWGNKYLGPPLQGLEAQCFAGLLKAWGDTLLQAPVANTEWLPPDNHSQLAYALGYTWMYYADQRQTSQATGWIFAQYRQWQLFTENDILGAPGQDRFRTASLDLRMRLDPITALGVQMRLWTGETSGLPILSHPSGKGRGYKDLSQNLHGRYSHGIVAAYLAQQVPPGMHARVALGLDTEGIRHFFQNRLIHDLAFLPYGRRLSNNPHLPKLDTEGLPYLDLEGQEVRKPRLFLGGEGSWSWVK; encoded by the coding sequence TTGAGTGCCATATGGCTGCTCGCCTTTGCCCTTGGCTGGCATTGTGGCCTACAGGCGCAACAGCTCCAATGGGGTGCACAAGCAGGGGTAGTGCTACAGTGGGGTACACACGAGCAGCAGTTAGGACTGCAAGGGAGCGTTTTTTGGCTGTCGCAGGGTTGGCAAGTCAAGTTAGGCACACGCCTGCTGTGGGGCAATAAGTACCTAGGGCCTCCACTGCAAGGGCTGGAGGCGCAGTGCTTTGCCGGACTACTCAAAGCTTGGGGTGATACGCTCTTACAAGCGCCGGTAGCCAATACTGAATGGCTTCCACCCGACAACCACAGCCAACTGGCTTATGCGCTAGGCTATACATGGATGTATTATGCCGATCAGCGGCAAACCTCGCAGGCCACAGGATGGATTTTTGCCCAATACCGGCAGTGGCAGCTCTTCACCGAAAACGACATCTTGGGAGCGCCCGGCCAAGACCGTTTCCGAACGGCAAGCCTCGACTTGCGTATGCGCCTCGACCCTATCACGGCCTTGGGTGTACAGATGCGCCTCTGGACAGGCGAAACCTCAGGGCTACCCATCCTTAGCCACCCATCCGGGAAGGGAAGAGGCTACAAAGACCTCTCCCAAAACCTACACGGGCGCTACTCCCACGGAATCGTAGCCGCCTACTTGGCGCAGCAAGTGCCTCCCGGAATGCATGCCCGTGTGGCCTTGGGGCTGGATACCGAAGGAATAAGGCATTTTTTTCAGAACCGCCTTATCCACGATTTGGCCTTTTTGCCCTATGGGCGGCGTTTGTCCAATAATCCGCACTTGCCCAAGCTCGATACCGAAGGCCTCCCTTACCTCGACCTCGAAGGCCAAGAGGTGCGAAAGCCTAGGCTGTTTTTGGGAGGTGAGGGCAGCTGGAGTTGGGTGAAATAG